A genome region from Colwellia sp. Arc7-D includes the following:
- a CDS encoding HIT domain-containing protein, producing the protein MADKNTAEETIFSKIIRQEIPTPLLFQDELVTAFRDISPQANSHILIIPNKLIATANDIEQEDELTIGRMFSVAKKLAKEEGIAQDGYRLIMNCNQHGGQEVYHIHLHLVGGEPLGKMLNIK; encoded by the coding sequence ATGGCTGATAAAAACACAGCAGAAGAAACCATATTTTCTAAAATCATTCGCCAAGAAATACCGACCCCGTTACTTTTTCAGGATGAGCTTGTCACTGCATTTCGCGATATTTCTCCACAAGCCAATAGCCACATTCTCATTATTCCAAATAAGCTTATTGCAACCGCTAATGATATTGAGCAAGAAGATGAACTCACCATTGGCCGAATGTTCAGTGTTGCTAAAAAACTCGCTAAAGAAGAGGGGATAGCACAAGACGGATATCGTTTGATCATGAACTGTAACCAACATGGTGGCCAAGAAGTTTATCATATTCACCTACACTTAGTTGGCGGTGAACCCTTAGGTAAAATGTTGAACATTAAATAG
- a CDS encoding TonB-dependent receptor — protein sequence MTFIKTPVALAILTSLVTSTTFAAETSTDTAEPVTEVITINGDFRATSLQKTASSLSVIASDEINARNAQNLEEIIARTPNVNFSSGTQRARYYQIRGIGERSQFKEPINPSVGLIIDGIDFSSVGSIASTFDVEQVEVYRGPQGTRFGANAMAGMINITSNQPTDTFEGKVRLSAGNYDSYSAGLVLSGPATEKVNYRLALEQYSSDGFIENDFLNRDDTNNRDEFTMRGKLAIKATDDLTIDLTAFVADFDNGYDAFSLDNNRHTLSDQPGFDRQDTKALATTFTYQGFNHFTIESILSYADSTLDYGYDEDWAFVGIRPDWEYSSEDNYFRDKTSATAELRAVSAPSGKIFNNTTAWVTGLYFKQEKTNLLRQYTYLSSDFTSSFDTDNIAAFVQFDSQLDEKLSLTTGLRLERRNSDYSDAEMLEFSPSDSMVGGKVVLSYQMDKNNLFYGSINRGYKAGGANTEGTLPANLREFSPEYLWNYEVGYKVNLLDNQAYVRSALFYMDRDDMQVRTSSLELREDGSTDFVSYLGNAATGTNIGIELEAGWQLTPELEIYGALGLLDTEYNGFIDADGNDKSGDEQAHAPSYQFNIGLNYQLSDHLLLNVSVDGKDEFLFSDTHQEKSEAIEVVNLSLSYTKDDWQVKVWARNLFDETYATRGFYFGNDPRDEYTAKAYYQLAEPAVFGATFDYNF from the coding sequence ATGACGTTTATAAAAACACCTGTTGCTTTAGCAATATTGACTAGCCTTGTTACTTCAACAACATTTGCTGCAGAAACTTCAACCGATACTGCTGAACCAGTAACAGAAGTTATCACCATAAATGGCGATTTTCGTGCAACATCATTACAAAAGACCGCAAGTTCTTTATCTGTTATCGCGAGCGATGAAATTAACGCACGCAACGCACAAAACCTTGAAGAAATAATTGCTCGCACGCCTAATGTTAATTTTTCTAGTGGTACTCAACGCGCTAGATATTATCAAATTCGCGGTATTGGTGAGCGTAGCCAATTTAAAGAGCCGATCAACCCATCAGTGGGTTTAATTATCGATGGTATTGATTTTTCAAGTGTTGGCAGCATAGCGTCAACGTTCGATGTTGAACAAGTAGAGGTTTACCGTGGACCTCAAGGTACACGTTTTGGTGCTAATGCCATGGCGGGTATGATCAATATTACATCAAACCAACCAACAGATACCTTTGAAGGTAAAGTAAGATTGTCTGCGGGTAATTACGATAGCTACAGTGCGGGTTTGGTTTTATCAGGGCCAGCAACTGAAAAAGTAAACTACCGTTTAGCTCTTGAGCAATACAGTAGCGATGGTTTTATAGAAAACGATTTTTTAAATCGTGATGACACCAACAATCGCGATGAATTTACTATGCGTGGTAAATTGGCCATTAAAGCCACTGACGACTTAACGATTGATCTTACGGCATTTGTCGCCGATTTTGATAACGGTTATGATGCTTTCTCCCTCGATAATAATCGACATACTTTATCTGACCAACCTGGCTTTGATCGTCAAGACACTAAAGCCTTAGCAACAACGTTTACTTATCAAGGTTTTAATCATTTTACCATTGAAAGTATACTCAGCTATGCCGACTCAACATTAGATTATGGCTATGATGAAGATTGGGCCTTTGTTGGCATTCGCCCTGACTGGGAATACAGTTCTGAGGATAATTACTTTCGCGATAAAACATCAGCCACTGCTGAACTTAGAGCTGTTTCAGCGCCCAGTGGAAAAATCTTTAACAACACCACCGCTTGGGTTACCGGCTTGTATTTTAAGCAAGAAAAAACCAATTTATTACGCCAATACACTTACCTTTCTAGCGATTTTACCTCGTCATTCGATACCGATAATATTGCAGCATTTGTTCAGTTTGATAGCCAACTTGATGAAAAGTTAAGTCTTACAACTGGTTTAAGATTAGAGCGAAGAAATTCAGATTACTCCGATGCTGAAATGCTTGAATTTTCTCCAAGCGATTCTATGGTTGGCGGTAAAGTTGTGTTGTCGTATCAAATGGATAAGAATAATTTATTCTACGGTTCAATAAATAGAGGCTACAAGGCAGGTGGTGCAAATACCGAAGGTACTTTACCGGCTAACTTGCGTGAGTTTTCACCTGAATATTTATGGAATTACGAAGTAGGGTATAAAGTTAACTTATTAGATAATCAAGCTTACGTTCGTAGCGCATTATTTTATATGGACAGAGATGATATGCAAGTGCGTACATCATCGCTAGAATTGCGTGAAGATGGCAGCACAGACTTTGTTTCATATTTAGGCAACGCTGCAACAGGCACTAATATAGGCATTGAACTTGAAGCAGGGTGGCAGTTAACGCCTGAACTTGAAATATACGGAGCTTTAGGTTTATTAGATACTGAATATAATGGCTTTATAGATGCTGACGGTAACGATAAATCGGGTGATGAACAAGCACACGCGCCGAGTTATCAATTTAACATTGGTTTAAACTATCAATTATCAGATCACTTATTATTGAATGTATCTGTTGATGGTAAAGATGAGTTCTTATTCTCTGACACACATCAAGAGAAGTCAGAAGCAATTGAAGTTGTTAACTTATCGCTAAGTTACACTAAAGATGATTGGCAAGTAAAAGTATGGGCGCGTAACTTATTTGATGAAACTTATGCGACTCGTGGCTTTTATTTTGGTAATGATCCAAGAGACGAATACACGGCTAAAGCTTATTATCAGTTAGCTGAGCCAGCAGTTTTTGGTGCAACATTTGATTATAACTTTTAG
- a CDS encoding phosphotransferase has translation MQQQTLSQMLCQLPCFKKLKVTDINEINTGLSQPCFRVEYKNNFYFAKYVSPNSTEALASQIAANHNISPHVVYVGNNWLITEFIVGEGLDTVIQSEVAKIATMLTLLSRCHRIDYALQYNALEPLDNLQTTNQLNLESVDQKTTKIQIPTLDISNTISELFENITCNDVLLNNLMSLSKVLQQNLTNVNITLGSIEQVLCHGDANFSNAMQLKYPQLNSVAVHKLIDFECACIAPVDFDLAMLMAVNEIERAKIALINDQYISINQAHLATNNIADIVDNSLVNKQCMPIPSIFLVTRYYDLSILINCLWYLSKYKDTSQVKYKILAKKQIMLLPMCHPQVNNILDEMR, from the coding sequence ATGCAACAGCAAACGTTAAGTCAAATGCTTTGTCAGTTGCCTTGTTTTAAAAAACTTAAGGTAACTGACATAAATGAGATAAATACAGGTCTTAGTCAGCCATGCTTTCGTGTTGAATATAAAAATAATTTTTATTTCGCCAAGTATGTAAGTCCAAACAGTACTGAAGCTTTAGCAAGCCAAATCGCGGCTAACCATAATATTTCTCCTCATGTAGTGTATGTAGGTAATAACTGGTTAATTACCGAGTTTATAGTAGGAGAGGGGCTTGATACGGTTATACAGAGTGAAGTCGCTAAAATAGCCACTATGTTAACCCTGCTGTCACGGTGTCATCGTATTGATTACGCTTTGCAATACAATGCACTTGAACCGTTAGATAATCTGCAAACAACAAATCAGCTTAATCTAGAAAGTGTTGATCAAAAAACAACAAAAATTCAAATACCCACCTTAGATATTTCTAATACCATAAGCGAATTATTTGAAAATATAACGTGTAATGACGTCTTACTAAATAACTTAATGTCGTTATCAAAGGTGTTACAACAAAACTTAACAAATGTGAATATAACGTTAGGAAGTATTGAACAAGTACTTTGTCATGGTGATGCCAACTTTAGCAATGCTATGCAATTAAAATATCCACAACTAAACTCAGTTGCTGTGCATAAGTTAATAGATTTTGAATGCGCATGTATCGCACCTGTAGATTTTGACCTAGCCATGTTAATGGCAGTTAACGAGATTGAACGCGCTAAAATAGCCTTAATCAATGATCAATACATATCTATAAATCAGGCTCACTTAGCAACCAATAATATAGCTGATATTGTCGACAATTCACTAGTCAATAAGCAATGCATGCCTATACCCTCTATATTTCTAGTTACGCGTTACTATGATTTATCTATCCTAATCAATTGCTTATGGTACTTATCTAAATATAAGGACACTAGTCAGGTAAAATACAAAATTTTAGCTAAAAAACAAATAATGCTATTACCGATGTGCCACCCTCAGGTAAACAATATTTTAGATGAAATGAGATAA
- a CDS encoding LytTR family DNA-binding domain-containing protein, with product MSKQLTTIIVDDEPLARKGLAVRLQEHQDIEIIAQCTNGRAALEAVRAYQPDLIFLDIQMPGLNGFEVVEAIIEQGLHLPMVVFVTAYDQYAMQAFEVHAQDYLLKPADEQRLAQTLDKIRQNISSEVNAKHKSKLVRLVSDVTGNDCEKILQELENNEPVSISSYSDVLAIKDAGEVSRVPVKDILWIDAAGDYMCVHTHDSTHILRKTMKQLEEVLDPRRFLRSHRSTIVNKTYINKFCSQLNGEYYLVMSNGKELKVSRSYKEKVKKAVTA from the coding sequence ATGAGCAAGCAGCTCACCACTATTATTGTTGATGACGAACCTCTAGCCAGAAAAGGGTTAGCGGTGCGTTTACAAGAACACCAAGATATAGAAATTATCGCTCAATGTACTAACGGAAGAGCTGCATTAGAAGCCGTTAGAGCTTATCAGCCTGACTTGATATTTCTCGACATTCAAATGCCAGGGCTAAATGGATTTGAAGTGGTTGAAGCTATCATTGAACAGGGCTTACATTTGCCCATGGTAGTTTTTGTTACCGCTTATGATCAATATGCGATGCAAGCTTTCGAGGTACATGCACAAGACTATTTGCTTAAGCCTGCTGATGAACAACGACTCGCACAAACCTTAGATAAAATACGTCAGAACATAAGTAGTGAAGTCAACGCGAAACATAAATCTAAACTGGTGAGACTTGTTAGTGACGTTACCGGTAACGATTGTGAAAAAATTCTTCAAGAATTAGAAAACAATGAACCCGTTAGTATCTCCAGTTATTCCGATGTTTTAGCGATAAAAGACGCTGGTGAAGTCAGTAGGGTACCGGTAAAAGATATCTTATGGATAGATGCTGCTGGCGATTACATGTGTGTACACACGCATGATAGTACACATATTTTACGAAAAACCATGAAACAATTAGAAGAAGTACTAGATCCTAGGCGTTTCCTTAGAAGTCATCGTTCAACAATCGTAAACAAAACTTACATCAATAAGTTTTGTAGCCAGCTTAACGGCGAATACTATTTAGTGATGTCAAACGGTAAAGAATTGAAAGTTAGCCGCAGTTACAAAGAAAAAGTTAAAAAAGCCGTTACCGCTTAA
- the pnuC gene encoding nicotinamide riboside transporter PnuC, producing the protein MSNSMSATTEIIQYFTTLPLFELLAVLTSIFYVVLAAKGNIWCWPAAIISTVLYTVIFYNVYLWMDSLLQLYYLLMAIYGWFCWHQNSTSNNSTETKALLYSQWSLNRHSVIILVLTLVSLALGWLMATYTPAHFPYLDSATTVFSVFATYLITQKVLENWLYFIVIDIVSIYLYMEKDLLPTAALFGSFVIFAAYGYWQWRKQFRLQFRQQHNDMCINSSVTE; encoded by the coding sequence ATGTCGAATTCAATGAGTGCAACAACTGAAATTATACAATATTTCACTACATTGCCATTATTTGAGTTGCTCGCTGTGCTAACGTCAATATTTTATGTGGTTTTAGCTGCAAAAGGTAATATTTGGTGTTGGCCAGCCGCTATAATAAGTACTGTGTTGTATACGGTTATTTTTTATAATGTATATCTGTGGATGGACAGCTTATTACAGTTGTACTATTTACTCATGGCGATATATGGCTGGTTTTGTTGGCACCAAAATAGTACTTCAAATAACAGTACTGAAACAAAAGCGCTGCTATACAGTCAATGGTCATTAAATCGTCATAGCGTTATCATTTTAGTATTAACGTTAGTTTCTCTAGCTTTAGGTTGGTTAATGGCAACATATACCCCTGCACATTTCCCATACCTTGATAGCGCTACAACAGTATTTTCGGTATTTGCTACTTATTTGATTACCCAAAAGGTATTAGAGAATTGGTTGTATTTTATTGTCATTGATATTGTTTCTATATATCTGTACATGGAAAAAGATTTGCTTCCAACCGCTGCTCTATTTGGTAGCTTTGTTATTTTTGCTGCTTATGGTTATTGGCAATGGCGCAAACAATTCAGATTACAATTTCGTCAACAACATAATGACATGTGTATCAATAGCTCTGTTACCGAATAA